A section of the Quatrionicoccus australiensis genome encodes:
- a CDS encoding methyltransferase family protein yields MLEILAFLAGSALVLWWSRDAIRLPGTHGFYRFFVWEAILLLVVLNHEPWGKQPFSPHQTTSWVLMLLSIGLALGGLITLRREGKAGEARHEPGLYSFEKTTHLVSSGLFAYIRHPMYTSLLALAWGAFFQDPNLSGSVVAGFASLFLLLTAKADERECLRYFGPQYAEYKQRTWMFIPFLL; encoded by the coding sequence ATGCTGGAAATCCTCGCCTTCCTGGCCGGCTCCGCGCTCGTCCTCTGGTGGTCGCGCGATGCCATCCGCCTGCCCGGCACGCATGGCTTCTACCGCTTCTTCGTCTGGGAAGCGATCCTGCTCCTCGTCGTCCTCAATCACGAACCCTGGGGCAAACAACCGTTCTCGCCGCACCAGACCACCTCCTGGGTCCTGATGCTGCTCAGCATCGGGCTTGCGCTGGGCGGCCTGATCACCCTGCGCCGCGAAGGCAAGGCCGGCGAAGCACGGCACGAACCCGGACTGTACAGTTTCGAAAAGACGACCCACCTGGTCAGCAGCGGCCTCTTCGCCTACATCCGCCATCCGATGTACACCTCGCTGCTGGCACTGGCCTGGGGAGCCTTCTTCCAGGACCCGAACCTGAGCGGCAGCGTGGTTGCCGGCTTCGCTTCACTGTTCCTGCTGCTCACGGCAAAAGCCGACGAAAGGGAATGCCTGCGCTATTTCGGCCCACAATATGCCGAATACAAGCAGCGCACCTGGATGTTCATTCCCTTCCTTCTCTAA
- a CDS encoding beta-ketoacyl synthase chain length factor, producing the protein MNPTPLTAWISGIGFIAPGLPDWATARAVLLGEQPYVAAPSVLPSPAILPPAERRRASRVVKLTLGIGLEAAAHAGADVATLATVFSASGADGHNCHALCEQLATDDRQISPTRFHNSVHNAAAGYWGIATHAMAPCQVLCAFDASFGAGLLDTLGQVIVDQQPTLLIAYDSEYPEPLHAKRDTPDCAGVALLLTPERTANSLARITVSPSTAAAEQFADAALENLRTTIPAMRALPLLHKLVRGEAGPVCLDYLPPMQLMVDLQPC; encoded by the coding sequence ATGAACCCGACCCCGCTCACTGCCTGGATTTCCGGCATCGGCTTCATCGCCCCGGGCCTGCCCGACTGGGCCACGGCACGCGCCGTGCTGCTCGGCGAACAGCCCTATGTCGCCGCCCCTTCGGTGCTGCCCAGCCCGGCCATCCTGCCGCCGGCCGAACGCCGCCGCGCCAGCCGCGTCGTCAAGCTGACCCTGGGCATCGGCCTCGAAGCCGCCGCCCATGCCGGCGCCGACGTCGCGACGCTGGCCACGGTGTTTTCCGCCTCCGGTGCCGACGGCCACAACTGCCATGCGCTGTGCGAACAGCTGGCGACCGACGACCGCCAGATCTCGCCGACCCGCTTCCACAATTCCGTGCATAACGCCGCCGCCGGCTACTGGGGTATCGCCACGCATGCGATGGCACCCTGCCAGGTGCTGTGCGCCTTCGACGCGAGTTTCGGCGCCGGCCTGCTCGACACGCTCGGCCAGGTCATCGTCGACCAGCAGCCGACCCTGCTCATCGCCTACGACAGCGAATACCCGGAACCGCTGCACGCCAAGCGCGACACGCCCGATTGCGCCGGTGTCGCGCTGCTGCTCACGCCGGAAAGGACGGCCAATTCACTGGCACGGATCACGGTCAGCCCGAGCACGGCAGCAGCCGAGCAATTCGCCGACGCGGCGCTGGAAAACCTGCGCACGACCATCCCGGCGATGCGCGCGCTGCCGCTGCTGCACAAGCTGGTCCGCGGCGAAGCCGGCCCGGTCTGCCTCGACTACCTGCCGCCGATGCAACTCATGGTCGATCTGCAGCCGTGCTAG
- a CDS encoding class I SAM-dependent methyltransferase → MTSRFLQTLLDDASRPFRPGGHFAYHYARGKLSSDCIFRELLKRGIFPAEGRFLDLGCGQGSLFSWLLAARNLYEQGNWPSDWAAAPKPLSLHGYELMQKDVDRAARAFGADHPVVAIRQGDMCKVDFGQVDVVTILDALHYIDHQRQKDVLRRIRAALPPGGLFLTRVGDKGAGLPYHLCNWVDHAVTFVRGHRLPTLYGRPLAEWVDLLKNLGFQVETMPMTEGKPFANIMLICRVPAEATI, encoded by the coding sequence ATGACTTCACGTTTCCTGCAAACCCTGCTCGACGATGCCAGCCGTCCCTTCCGGCCCGGCGGCCATTTCGCCTACCACTATGCACGCGGCAAGCTGTCTTCCGACTGCATCTTCCGCGAGTTGCTCAAGCGCGGCATTTTCCCGGCCGAAGGACGTTTTCTCGACCTCGGCTGTGGCCAGGGCAGCCTGTTTTCCTGGCTGCTCGCCGCCCGCAATCTCTACGAGCAGGGCAACTGGCCGAGCGACTGGGCAGCCGCCCCGAAGCCGCTCAGCCTGCATGGCTATGAACTGATGCAGAAGGATGTCGACCGCGCTGCCCGTGCCTTCGGTGCCGACCATCCGGTCGTCGCCATCCGCCAGGGCGACATGTGCAAGGTCGATTTCGGCCAGGTCGATGTCGTGACCATCCTCGACGCCCTGCATTACATCGACCACCAGCGCCAGAAAGACGTGCTGCGCCGCATCCGCGCCGCCCTGCCGCCCGGCGGCCTGTTCCTGACCCGGGTCGGCGACAAGGGCGCCGGTCTGCCCTATCACCTGTGCAACTGGGTCGACCATGCCGTCACCTTCGTGCGCGGTCACCGCCTGCCGACGCTGTACGGCCGCCCGCTCGCCGAATGGGTCGATTTGCTGAAAAACCTCGGCTTCCAGGTCGAAACCATGCCAATGACCGAAGGCAAGCCCTTCGCCAACATCATGCTGATTTGCCGCGTACCGGCTGAAGCCACGATCTGA
- a CDS encoding beta-ketoacyl-[acyl-carrier-protein] synthase family protein, with protein MTPLLLSSYTATTCLGSGLAATLAGLRDGRSGLQPCHFETVDLATWIGEVAAVDAQKLPEMLARYDCRNNRLTQLGLEADSFADQVRAAIGRYGKSRVGVFLGTSTAGILQTELAYRRRDPESGALPDDFIYRTTHNSFSLAEFTRDYFGLEGPAMAVSTACSSSAKVFAAAARQLALGTIDAAIVGGVDTLCLTTLYGFASLQLTSDQPCRPYDAARNGISVGEGAAFALLERAPASPAAGSILLLGTGESSDAYHMSSPHPEGLGAKLAMEAALRSAGLTADAIDYINLHGTSTPANDAAEGKAVVALFGDRVPCSSTKGATGHTLGAAGAVEAVICALALSHDLLPGSPNTAALDPGIPIQYLLHSRNGQVRHALSNSFGFGGSNCSLVFGVAA; from the coding sequence GTGACCCCGCTCCTTCTTTCCAGCTACACCGCCACCACCTGCCTGGGCAGCGGCCTTGCGGCAACGCTTGCCGGCCTGCGCGATGGACGCAGCGGCCTGCAGCCCTGCCATTTCGAAACGGTAGACCTCGCCACCTGGATCGGTGAAGTCGCAGCGGTCGACGCGCAAAAACTGCCCGAAATGCTGGCCCGCTACGATTGCCGCAACAATCGCCTGACCCAGCTCGGCCTCGAAGCCGACAGTTTCGCCGATCAGGTCCGTGCTGCCATCGGGCGTTACGGCAAGAGTCGCGTCGGCGTCTTCCTCGGCACCAGCACGGCCGGCATCCTGCAAACCGAACTGGCCTACCGCCGGCGCGATCCGGAAAGCGGCGCGCTGCCCGACGACTTCATCTACCGCACGACGCACAACTCCTTCTCGCTGGCTGAATTCACGCGCGACTACTTCGGCCTGGAAGGCCCGGCCATGGCCGTGTCCACCGCCTGTTCGTCGAGCGCCAAGGTGTTCGCCGCGGCGGCCCGGCAACTGGCGCTCGGCACGATCGACGCGGCCATCGTCGGCGGCGTCGATACGCTGTGCCTGACCACGCTGTACGGTTTCGCCTCGCTGCAACTGACTTCCGACCAACCGTGCCGCCCCTACGATGCCGCGCGCAACGGCATTTCGGTCGGCGAGGGCGCCGCCTTTGCGCTGCTCGAACGCGCCCCGGCCAGTCCGGCCGCCGGCTCGATACTGCTGCTCGGCACCGGCGAATCGAGCGACGCGTATCACATGTCCTCGCCGCACCCGGAAGGCCTCGGCGCCAAGCTGGCCATGGAGGCCGCGCTGCGCTCGGCCGGTCTGACCGCCGACGCTATCGACTACATCAACCTGCACGGCACCTCGACGCCGGCCAACGATGCCGCCGAGGGCAAGGCCGTCGTCGCGCTGTTCGGCGACCGCGTGCCGTGCAGCTCGACCAAGGGTGCCACCGGCCACACGCTGGGCGCCGCCGGCGCCGTCGAAGCGGTGATCTGCGCCCTGGCGCTGAGCCACGACCTGTTGCCGGGCAGCCCCAACACGGCAGCCCTCGACCCGGGCATTCCCATCCAGTATCTCCTGCACAGCCGCAACGGCCAGGTCCGGCACGCGCTGTCCAATTCCTTCGGTTTCGGCGGCAGCAACTGCAGCCTTGTCTTCGGAGTCGCCGCATGA
- a CDS encoding LysR family transcriptional regulator, which translates to MNWLNSWASFVKVVEAGSMAAAARRLDCTRAQVSKQVGELEQAFGVRLLERTTRRLSLTPSGEVFYQHALRALEAVESTELAVRNLGDVPRGVLRISAPLTFGRIYVAPLLPRIAARYPHLQCELVLTDQLVDLAEGKIDLALRITKLPPEDAVARKLVFLQRVLCAAPAYLAGHGEPRLPADLVEHPCFDYSLNGGGPSEWILTDRQGEESTVRVSGSFQINNIDCIQQAVLDGHGIGILPTYLCAPELARGSLQVVLGDYEPRNGFGQHLYACYTPSRVRLPRVRVFLDELELLLSPAPPWERPV; encoded by the coding sequence ATGAACTGGTTGAACAGTTGGGCAAGTTTCGTGAAGGTGGTCGAGGCCGGCAGCATGGCGGCTGCGGCGCGGCGCCTGGATTGCACGCGGGCGCAGGTCAGCAAGCAGGTCGGCGAACTGGAGCAGGCCTTCGGCGTGCGCCTGCTTGAACGCACGACGCGCCGGCTGAGCCTGACGCCGTCCGGCGAAGTCTTCTACCAGCACGCGTTGCGGGCGCTGGAAGCGGTCGAGAGTACCGAGCTGGCCGTGCGCAATCTCGGCGACGTGCCGCGCGGCGTGCTGCGCATCAGCGCCCCGCTCACCTTCGGCCGGATCTACGTGGCGCCGTTGCTGCCGCGCATCGCGGCGCGCTATCCGCACCTGCAATGCGAACTGGTGCTGACCGACCAGCTGGTCGACCTGGCCGAAGGCAAGATCGACCTCGCGCTGCGCATCACCAAACTGCCGCCCGAGGATGCCGTGGCGCGCAAGCTGGTCTTCCTGCAGCGGGTGCTCTGCGCCGCGCCGGCCTATCTGGCCGGACATGGCGAACCGCGTCTGCCGGCCGATCTGGTCGAGCACCCCTGCTTCGATTATTCGCTGAACGGCGGCGGGCCGAGTGAGTGGATCCTGACCGATCGCCAGGGCGAGGAAAGCACGGTCCGGGTCAGCGGCAGTTTCCAGATCAACAATATCGACTGCATCCAGCAGGCCGTGCTCGACGGACACGGCATCGGCATCCTGCCGACCTACCTGTGTGCGCCCGAGCTGGCGCGCGGCAGCCTGCAGGTCGTGCTCGGCGACTACGAACCGCGCAACGGCTTCGGCCAGCATCTTTACGCCTGCTACACGCCGAGCCGGGTCCGTCTGCCGCGCGTGCGCGTCTTCCTCGACGAACTGGAATTGTTGCTCAGCCCGGCGCCGCCCTGGGAGCGGCCGGTCTGA
- the fabG gene encoding 3-oxoacyl-ACP reductase FabG, producing the protein MKRALVTGGSGGIGAAICKRLAADGHHVIVHANRSLGKADAVVAEIVAAGGSGEAVSFDVTDRAATAEALAALLEAGPIQILVNNAGIHSDAVFPGMSGEQWDSVVDVSLNGFFNVTQPLTMPMLRTRWGRIVNISSIAGITGNRGQVNYSAAKAALHAAGKSLALELASRNITVNAVAPGIIATDMIEGAFDADAIKKLVPMQRAGQPEEVADLVAFLASDRAAYISGQVISINGAMI; encoded by the coding sequence ATGAAACGCGCCCTCGTCACCGGCGGCAGCGGCGGCATCGGCGCCGCCATCTGCAAGCGCCTCGCCGCCGACGGTCACCACGTCATCGTCCACGCCAACCGCAGTCTCGGCAAGGCCGATGCCGTCGTCGCCGAAATCGTCGCCGCCGGCGGCAGTGGCGAAGCGGTCAGCTTCGACGTCACCGACCGCGCAGCGACCGCCGAGGCACTCGCTGCGCTGCTCGAAGCCGGGCCCATCCAGATCCTGGTCAATAACGCCGGCATCCACAGCGATGCAGTCTTTCCCGGCATGTCGGGCGAACAGTGGGATTCAGTGGTCGACGTCTCGCTGAACGGCTTTTTCAACGTGACGCAGCCGCTGACCATGCCGATGCTCCGCACGCGCTGGGGCCGCATCGTCAATATTTCGTCGATTGCCGGCATCACCGGCAACCGCGGCCAGGTCAATTACTCCGCCGCCAAGGCCGCGCTGCACGCCGCCGGCAAATCGCTGGCGCTGGAACTGGCCAGCCGCAACATCACGGTCAACGCCGTGGCGCCGGGCATTATCGCGACCGACATGATCGAAGGTGCCTTCGACGCCGACGCGATCAAGAAACTGGTGCCCATGCAGCGTGCCGGCCAGCCGGAAGAAGTCGCCGATCTCGTCGCCTTCCTCGCCTCCGACCGTGCCGCCTATATCTCCGGTCAGGTCATCTCGATCAACGGCGCGATGATCTGA
- a CDS encoding hotdog family protein — MLDHAWIAAHIPHQGDICLLDSVVDWSENAISCRAVSHTDPANPLRAANRLGAATGIEYAAQAMAIHGALLAGQDDAPRQGYLTSVRSVTLHVDRLDDLSGPLDVQAERLSGDANNILYQFSVGHAGRCLIEGRAAVVLDAAALTKESA, encoded by the coding sequence GTGCTAGACCACGCCTGGATCGCCGCCCACATCCCGCATCAGGGCGACATATGTCTGCTCGACTCAGTGGTCGACTGGTCGGAAAACGCGATTTCCTGCCGCGCCGTCAGCCACACCGATCCGGCCAACCCGCTGCGCGCCGCAAACCGGCTCGGCGCCGCGACCGGCATCGAGTACGCAGCGCAGGCCATGGCCATCCACGGCGCCCTGCTCGCCGGCCAGGATGACGCGCCGCGCCAGGGCTACCTGACCAGCGTGCGCAGCGTCACGCTGCACGTGGACCGCCTCGACGACCTGAGCGGGCCGCTCGATGTCCAGGCCGAACGCCTGTCCGGCGACGCCAACAACATCCTTTACCAGTTCTCCGTCGGTCATGCCGGCCGCTGCCTCATCGAAGGCCGCGCCGCCGTCGTGCTCGATGCCGCAGCCCTCACCAAGGAATCCGCATGA